One stretch of Molothrus aeneus isolate 106 chromosome 2, BPBGC_Maene_1.0, whole genome shotgun sequence DNA includes these proteins:
- the PRDX4 gene encoding peroxiredoxin-4 → MEAGGGAGARCPALLLLLLAAALGGEAEAEAEEPRPARQRGDEQCHYYAGGQVYPGEAARLPVSDHSLHLSQAKISKPAPYWEGTAVINGEFKELKLTDYEGKYLVFFFYPLDFTFVCPTEIIAFSDRIEEFRAINTEVVACSVDSKFTHLAWINTPRKQGGLGPMKIPLLSDLTHQISKDYGVYLEDQGHTLRGLFIIDNKRILRQITMNDLPVGRSVDETLRLVQAFQYTDKHGEVCPAGWKPGSETIIPDPAGKLKYFDKLN, encoded by the exons ATGgaggcgggcggcggggccggggcccggTGCcccgcgctgctgctgctcctgctggcggCGGCGCTGGGAGGCGAGGCGGAGGCGGAGGCGGAGGAGCCGCGGCCGGCGCGGCAGCGCGGGGACGAGCAGTGCCATTACTACGCGGGCGGGCAGGTGTACCCCGGGGAGGCGGCCCGGCTGCCCGTCTCCGACCACTCGCTGCACCTCAGCCAGGCCAAGA TCTCCAAGCCAGCACCTTACTGGGAGGGAACAGCAGTCATTAATGGAGAGTTTAAAGAGCTGAAGCTAACAGATTACGAAGGAAAATATCttgtcttcttcttctatccTCTTGACTT TACGTTTGTCTGTCCAACTGAGATAATTGCCTTCAGTGACCGAATTGAAGAATTCAGAGCAATAAATACTGAAGTGGTAGCATGTTCTGTGGACTCAAAGTTCACTCACTTAGCCTG GATTAATACTCCTCGTAAACAAGGAGGACTTGGACCAATGAAGATTCCCCTTCTTTCTGATCTGACACACCAGATTTCAAAGGATTATGGAGTGTATCTGGAAGATCAAGGACATACACTTAG AGGCCTTTTCATTATTGACAATAAGAGAATCCTTCGACAGATCACAATGAATGACCTTCCTGTTGGGAGATCAGTGGATGAAACACTTCGTTTAGTGCAAGCATTCCAGTACACAGACAAACATGGAGAAG tttgccCTGCTGGTTGGAAACCTGGCAGTGAAACA ATAATTCCAGATCCAGCTGGAAAACTGAAGTATTTTGATAAACTAAACTGA